One window from the genome of Thermococcus siculi encodes:
- a CDS encoding MBL fold metallo-hydrolase produces the protein MRLTILYENHSGFKKGLLGSHGFSALVERDGVRVLVDAGTDGKVLLNNMEELGVSPAEVDYVFITHGHYDHTGGLKLFLEERKKPVKIITHPEIFRRRIALKPYRREIGIPFRREELEELGAEFVLKTEPFELAPGFWSSGEIERRTWDRVVGYVEENGKLLRDTVPDDMALIVDLGEGVAVITGCGHSGVLNIAWHAEDVTGKPVKALIGGFHLIGAKKELLNEVIERIDAERLYAGHCTGIDSYAYLKGRLGERIEALHVGKTIEL, from the coding sequence ATGAGGCTAACCATCCTCTATGAGAACCACTCGGGCTTTAAGAAGGGCCTCTTAGGGTCCCACGGGTTTTCGGCCTTGGTGGAGCGGGACGGCGTCAGAGTGCTCGTTGATGCAGGGACTGACGGCAAAGTCCTCCTCAACAACATGGAGGAGCTTGGAGTCTCTCCGGCAGAGGTGGACTACGTCTTCATAACCCACGGCCACTACGACCACACAGGCGGGTTGAAACTGTTCCTGGAGGAGAGGAAAAAGCCGGTTAAGATAATCACACACCCCGAAATTTTCCGCAGGAGAATAGCACTGAAGCCGTACAGGAGGGAAATAGGAATCCCGTTCAGGAGAGAGGAACTTGAGGAACTCGGAGCGGAGTTTGTACTCAAGACGGAGCCATTCGAGTTAGCCCCCGGCTTCTGGAGTTCAGGCGAGATAGAGAGGCGCACCTGGGATCGGGTGGTTGGCTACGTGGAGGAAAACGGGAAACTCCTCAGGGACACGGTTCCGGACGACATGGCCCTCATAGTCGATCTCGGGGAGGGCGTCGCCGTGATTACCGGCTGCGGCCACTCGGGAGTGCTCAATATAGCCTGGCACGCCGAGGATGTAACGGGAAAGCCCGTTAAAGCACTCATCGGAGGATTTCATCTGATAGGGGCAAAAAAGGAGCTGCTCAATGAAGTTATCGAAAGGATAGACGCGGAGAGGCTCTACGCCGGCCACTGTACTGGCATCGATTCCTACGCGTACCTGAAGGGGAGGCTCGGCGAGAGGATAGAGGCCCTCCACGTCGGGAAGACCATCGAGCTTTAG
- a CDS encoding undecaprenyl-diphosphate phosphatase has protein sequence MVASLDYISPLVSGIIVALASWLPIGPEGHAVSGLLESLAPSYGDYLVPSYLGIIFAVLFYFKNLIALDTQSAIKGRVSSDLRYFFYASIFTILIGYPVIRGLEDAVSPATSDLINAVIGLLLIALGLIYRGRKLAPLEDVEGRIREDENEATLLDSIVSGITQGAALIGSVSRSGLVLLGLSSTGIDVKRALELSFLVAPVYFVLKLLFMTWNPELPVSLLFTAFLSAFVVSLITMKLLLKMAEALGRRRFLIVFGSIAVVVYLLGVMM, from the coding sequence ATGGTAGCGTCTCTGGATTACATCTCACCGCTGGTGTCTGGAATCATTGTGGCCCTGGCCTCGTGGCTTCCCATTGGGCCTGAGGGTCACGCAGTGTCCGGGCTTCTCGAAAGCCTCGCCCCCTCTTACGGGGACTATCTCGTTCCATCTTACCTTGGGATAATCTTCGCGGTTCTCTTCTATTTCAAGAACCTGATAGCCCTCGACACCCAGAGCGCCATCAAGGGGAGGGTAAGCTCCGACCTCAGGTACTTCTTTTACGCCTCAATCTTCACCATCCTAATAGGGTACCCTGTGATAAGGGGCCTCGAGGACGCTGTTAGTCCAGCAACCTCTGACCTGATAAATGCGGTCATAGGTCTCTTGCTAATCGCCCTGGGGCTGATTTACAGGGGGCGCAAACTGGCCCCGCTGGAGGACGTGGAGGGGCGGATTAGAGAGGACGAGAACGAAGCCACTCTCCTTGACTCGATAGTTTCGGGGATAACGCAGGGGGCCGCGCTGATCGGAAGCGTTTCAAGGAGCGGTCTCGTCCTCCTTGGGCTTTCGAGCACCGGCATCGACGTAAAGAGGGCCCTCGAGCTTAGCTTCCTTGTGGCCCCGGTTTACTTCGTGTTGAAGCTTCTGTTCATGACGTGGAACCCCGAACTCCCGGTATCCCTCCTCTTCACTGCCTTCCTTTCGGCCTTCGTGGTTAGCCTCATAACGATGAAGCTTTTGCTAAAAATGGCTGAAGCCCTGGGGAGGAGGCGCTTCCTCATAGTGTTCGGCTCCATCGCGGTGGTAGTTTACCTGCTGGGGGTGATGATGTGA
- a CDS encoding 30S ribosomal protein S8e yields MAIWQGRSLKKPSGGRIILARKKRKRELGREPAFTRVGEDREKKKIIRTYGGNRKVRLIEALYANVFENGKGKKVKILNVVENPANRQYVRRNIITKGAIIETEAGKAIVTSRPGQDGVVNAVLIKEESA; encoded by the coding sequence ATGGCCATTTGGCAGGGAAGATCACTCAAGAAGCCTTCAGGCGGAAGGATTATCCTCGCTAGGAAGAAGAGGAAGAGGGAGCTTGGAAGGGAGCCGGCCTTCACCAGGGTCGGCGAGGACAGGGAAAAGAAGAAGATAATCAGGACCTACGGCGGCAACAGGAAGGTCCGCCTCATCGAGGCCCTCTACGCCAACGTCTTCGAGAACGGAAAGGGCAAGAAGGTCAAGATCCTCAACGTCGTTGAGAACCCGGCCAACAGGCAGTACGTCAGGAGGAACATCATCACCAAGGGAGCTATCATCGAGACCGAGGCCGGCAAGGCCATCGTCACCAGCAGGCCGGGCCAGGACGGAGTCGTCAACGCCGTTCTCATAAAGGAAGAGAGCGCCTGA
- the pyrG gene encoding glutamine hydrolyzing CTP synthase: MTKFIFVTGGVVSGLGKGITSASLGMLMKARGFRTTNIKIDPYLNYDAGTMNPYQHGEVFVLDDGGEVDLDLGNYERFLNTSLSFDHNITTGKVYSAVIEKERKGEYLGATVQVIPHITNEIKERIRRIARDYDVVIVEIGGTVGDIESMPFLEAARQMQIEEGGENVAFVHVTYVPKLRVVGEQKTKPTQHSVKELRSLGIQPDAIVARSEEPLEESARRKISLFTNVPDEAVISAYDVEDTYEVPLMLEKEGLARYLTKRLGLPEKEPELEAWREMVDKYKNLEDTVEIAIVGKYVKLSDSYLSIKEALKHSSVANGVKVKIRWIEAEDLEKHGFKLLEGVDGIIVPGGFGARGTEGKMMAARYARENDIPFLGICFGFQLTVVEFARNVLGLKGAHSTEIDPQTPYPVVDLMPEQRDLDRLGGTMRLGAYPVHIKPNTLARKLYGREIVYERHRHRWEVNPDYIEEFEKAGLVFSGIAGDDERRMEILELPDHSYFIATQFHPEFKSRPMNPAPVFGGLVKAAKEKKYGS; the protein is encoded by the coding sequence ATGACAAAGTTCATCTTCGTCACGGGTGGTGTCGTCAGCGGTCTCGGAAAGGGAATAACCAGTGCCTCCCTCGGAATGCTCATGAAGGCGAGGGGCTTCAGAACAACGAACATCAAGATAGATCCCTACCTCAACTACGACGCCGGAACCATGAACCCCTACCAGCACGGGGAGGTCTTTGTGCTCGACGACGGTGGAGAGGTCGACCTTGACCTCGGCAACTACGAGCGCTTTTTGAACACCAGTTTGAGCTTCGACCACAACATAACCACCGGAAAGGTCTATTCTGCGGTCATAGAGAAGGAGAGGAAGGGAGAATACCTTGGCGCCACCGTCCAGGTTATCCCCCACATAACCAACGAGATAAAGGAGCGCATAAGGAGAATAGCCAGGGACTACGACGTCGTAATCGTTGAGATAGGTGGAACCGTCGGCGACATCGAGAGCATGCCCTTCCTTGAGGCAGCAAGGCAGATGCAGATCGAGGAGGGAGGGGAAAACGTCGCATTCGTCCACGTCACATACGTGCCAAAACTCCGCGTCGTTGGGGAACAGAAGACCAAGCCGACCCAGCACAGCGTCAAGGAGCTGCGCTCCCTCGGAATCCAGCCCGATGCGATAGTTGCCCGCTCCGAGGAGCCCCTCGAGGAGTCTGCGAGGAGGAAGATAAGTCTCTTCACGAACGTTCCCGATGAAGCTGTGATAAGCGCCTACGATGTGGAGGACACCTACGAGGTCCCGCTGATGCTGGAAAAGGAAGGACTGGCCAGGTACCTCACCAAGAGGCTCGGCCTCCCGGAGAAGGAGCCGGAACTTGAGGCGTGGCGTGAGATGGTCGATAAGTACAAGAACCTCGAGGACACCGTTGAGATAGCCATCGTCGGCAAGTACGTCAAGCTGTCCGATTCATACCTCAGCATAAAGGAGGCGTTAAAGCACTCCAGCGTCGCCAACGGAGTGAAGGTTAAGATACGCTGGATAGAGGCGGAGGACCTCGAAAAGCATGGCTTTAAGCTCCTCGAGGGCGTTGATGGCATCATCGTGCCCGGTGGCTTCGGTGCGAGAGGAACTGAAGGCAAGATGATGGCGGCGCGCTACGCGAGGGAGAACGACATCCCGTTCCTTGGAATCTGCTTCGGCTTCCAGCTCACGGTCGTCGAGTTCGCCAGGAACGTCCTCGGCCTGAAGGGCGCCCACTCAACCGAGATAGACCCGCAGACGCCCTACCCGGTCGTCGACCTGATGCCCGAGCAGAGGGATCTCGACAGGCTCGGCGGAACCATGCGCCTCGGTGCCTATCCGGTCCACATAAAGCCCAACACCCTCGCGAGGAAGCTCTACGGCAGGGAGATAGTCTACGAGCGCCACAGGCACCGCTGGGAGGTCAACCCCGACTACATCGAGGAGTTCGAGAAGGCTGGCCTCGTCTTCAGCGGCATAGCGGGGGACGACGAGAGGAGGATGGAGATACTCGAACTCCCGGACCACAGCTACTTCATAGCCACCCAGTTCCACCCGGAGTTCAAGTCGAGGCCGATGAATCCAGCGCCGGTATTCGGGGGACTCGTGAAGGCTGCAAAAGAGAAGAAGTACGGGAGCTGA
- a CDS encoding AlbA family DNA-binding domain-containing protein — protein MNVESLIELLREGENERVEFKAKATPNIAREICAMANAEGGYLLIGVSDEGRIVGVDTKKAKEVLSSALQNITPPISVKTSVVSVGDKDVLVVEVPRSKTLCSIGGVAYIRIGSSIRPLSVQEILMLSAEMGTVTWDEFPLVDLSEMKDEYVEWFFSALERARGRKIPREDWMRYLRSSKAVKGERLTNAGVLFFTDATDFIPHSGGRIVWMQGDEAVKSVEFSGPVWRVVDEMFYTLTREFRTYEVVVGTKRVKLPEYPPRAVREALINAFAHRNYAIPADVRVFVYPDRLVIRNPGGLMPGVDLNDPEHVPRNPNLCSLLYDAGYIEKYGYGLRMIREECKKHGLVGVEFKTRANRFEVTFHKWAGRLLDELDRKILSALETPRRSGELAEELGISKPTLLKRLKKLEGLGLVRSEGRGSQRRYLLNR, from the coding sequence ATGAATGTGGAATCCCTTATAGAACTCCTCAGGGAGGGGGAGAACGAGAGGGTTGAGTTTAAAGCCAAGGCAACCCCTAACATAGCGAGAGAAATCTGCGCCATGGCAAACGCTGAGGGTGGCTACCTGCTTATTGGAGTCTCGGACGAGGGCAGAATCGTTGGAGTGGACACCAAGAAGGCAAAGGAAGTCCTGTCCTCGGCGCTTCAGAACATAACTCCACCGATAAGCGTGAAAACGAGTGTGGTCAGCGTTGGGGATAAGGACGTTCTCGTCGTAGAGGTTCCGAGGTCAAAGACGCTGTGCTCCATTGGAGGGGTCGCCTACATACGGATTGGCTCCAGCATCAGACCCCTTTCAGTCCAGGAAATCCTGATGCTCTCCGCCGAGATGGGGACTGTAACGTGGGACGAGTTCCCACTGGTTGACCTTTCAGAGATGAAAGATGAATACGTGGAGTGGTTCTTCTCCGCCCTTGAGAGGGCCAGGGGGAGAAAGATACCCAGAGAGGACTGGATGAGATACCTTAGGAGTTCGAAGGCAGTGAAGGGGGAGCGCCTGACGAACGCGGGAGTTCTCTTCTTCACGGATGCCACCGACTTTATACCCCACTCAGGGGGTAGGATAGTGTGGATGCAGGGGGACGAGGCGGTAAAGAGCGTCGAGTTCTCAGGCCCGGTCTGGCGCGTGGTTGATGAGATGTTCTACACTCTCACACGGGAGTTCAGGACATACGAAGTTGTCGTTGGGACGAAGAGGGTTAAGCTCCCGGAATATCCCCCAAGGGCGGTTAGAGAAGCACTGATAAATGCCTTTGCCCACAGGAACTACGCCATCCCTGCGGACGTCAGGGTTTTTGTTTACCCGGACAGGCTTGTGATAAGAAACCCTGGGGGATTAATGCCGGGAGTCGACCTAAACGACCCCGAACACGTTCCGAGGAATCCCAACCTGTGCTCCCTCCTCTACGATGCCGGCTACATCGAGAAGTACGGTTATGGCCTGAGGATGATAAGGGAGGAGTGCAAGAAGCACGGCCTCGTCGGTGTTGAGTTTAAAACCAGGGCAAACAGGTTTGAGGTAACCTTCCACAAATGGGCTGGCAGGCTGCTCGATGAACTTGACAGAAAAATTCTATCGGCTCTGGAAACTCCCAGGAGAAGCGGAGAACTCGCGGAAGAGCTTGGAATATCAAAGCCCACCCTTCTTAAGAGGCTCAAGAAACTTGAGGGATTGGGCCTCGTGAGGAGCGAAGGGAGGGGCTCTCAGAGGCGCTACCTCCTGAACCGTTAA
- a CDS encoding NOG1 family protein: MKNPFEKMPTVLTADELIDKAFRRAEKAASALTPKGGPRAKARQREELRIRTVSNVIRDNLRKLLDRTPGVSELPAFYRELVDTLVDRDQFHRSLARVNWAIKTIRNLEQRYVEKIRYSRDPDEIARLRRSFYGRAADVIKDIAEDLEYLNQARNVLKDLPVVDLELPTVVIAGHPNVGKSTLLRALTNAKPEVASYPFTTKGINVGQFEEHYLKYQVIDTPGLLDRPLSERNEVERQAILALKHLGKVIVYIFDPSEYCGYPIEEQTHLFEEIHREFGEFPFIVVLNKVDIADEEKIKAVEEFVRSKGIEPLRISALNGEGLDELKERVIKLVKPMVEEQAKRIMEKELRKYREELEL; encoded by the coding sequence ATGAAGAACCCCTTTGAGAAGATGCCAACGGTTCTTACCGCTGACGAACTCATCGACAAGGCCTTCAGGAGGGCGGAGAAAGCGGCATCAGCACTCACGCCCAAGGGAGGCCCGAGGGCAAAGGCAAGGCAGAGGGAGGAGCTGAGGATAAGAACCGTCTCCAACGTAATCAGGGACAACCTCAGGAAGCTCTTGGACAGGACGCCGGGCGTTTCGGAGCTACCGGCGTTCTACAGGGAGCTGGTCGATACGCTCGTAGACAGAGACCAGTTTCACCGCTCCCTCGCGAGGGTCAACTGGGCGATAAAGACGATAAGGAACCTGGAACAGAGGTACGTCGAGAAAATCCGCTATTCCCGCGATCCCGACGAGATAGCAAGGCTCAGGAGGAGCTTCTATGGAAGGGCGGCGGACGTCATAAAGGACATAGCTGAGGACCTCGAGTACCTCAACCAGGCCAGGAACGTGCTGAAAGACCTTCCAGTCGTTGATCTTGAGCTTCCGACTGTAGTCATAGCAGGCCATCCAAACGTTGGCAAGAGCACCCTGCTCAGGGCACTAACCAACGCCAAGCCCGAAGTTGCCAGCTATCCCTTCACAACCAAGGGCATAAATGTCGGCCAGTTCGAGGAGCACTACCTCAAGTACCAGGTCATCGACACCCCGGGCCTACTCGACAGGCCGCTCAGCGAGAGGAACGAGGTGGAGAGGCAGGCGATTCTCGCGTTAAAACACCTCGGAAAGGTCATCGTCTACATCTTCGACCCCAGCGAATACTGCGGCTACCCTATAGAAGAACAGACCCACCTCTTTGAGGAGATTCATCGTGAGTTCGGCGAGTTCCCGTTCATAGTGGTTCTCAACAAGGTGGACATCGCCGACGAGGAGAAGATTAAGGCCGTTGAAGAGTTCGTCCGCTCCAAGGGAATCGAGCCGCTCAGGATTTCAGCGCTCAACGGAGAGGGTCTTGACGAGCTGAAGGAGAGGGTCATCAAACTCGTCAAGCCCATGGTCGAGGAGCAGGCGAAGAGGATCATGGAAAAGGAACTCAGGAAGTACCGGGAAGAGCTTGAGCTCTGA
- the glmU gene encoding bifunctional sugar-1-phosphate nucleotidylyltransferase/acetyltransferase: MKGVILAAGKGERLRPLTDDRPKVILKVANRPIIEYVLENLDPFVDEFIIVVRYEKEKLMKALGDEFNGKPITYVDQLPGEGTAKAIESARESVGDEEFIAVNGDIYFEIDGLKDLISTFRKERADAALLVKEFDDLSHFGKIEVEGSLVKAVKEKPGKVSGYANLGVYAFKPEVFEFIEKTPLSKRGEYEITDTLNLMIESGRKVAYAVYSGYWNDVGRPWNLLELNEYLLKNRLRHGIKGMVEEGATIVPPVEIGEGTVVRSGAYIIGPVKIGKNSRIGPNCFIRPYTSIGDNCHIGNAVEVKNSIIMDNSNAPHLNYVGDSIIGENTNLGAGTITANLRHDKGNIRVEIKGRLEDSGRHKLGAIIGHNVKVGINVSIYPGRKIGSNSFIGPGAIVDRNVPPRSLLVVRQEKEVRKI; the protein is encoded by the coding sequence GTGAAGGGTGTAATCCTCGCGGCCGGGAAGGGGGAAAGGCTCCGCCCGCTGACCGACGACAGACCTAAGGTTATACTCAAGGTTGCCAACAGGCCGATAATCGAGTACGTCCTCGAGAACCTCGATCCCTTCGTGGACGAGTTCATAATAGTGGTTCGCTACGAGAAGGAAAAGTTGATGAAAGCCCTGGGAGACGAGTTCAACGGGAAGCCGATAACCTACGTCGACCAGCTCCCCGGTGAGGGAACCGCCAAGGCAATAGAGTCCGCGAGGGAGAGCGTCGGGGATGAGGAGTTCATAGCCGTCAATGGTGACATATATTTTGAGATAGACGGCCTCAAGGACCTCATCTCCACGTTCCGGAAGGAGAGGGCCGACGCTGCCCTCCTCGTCAAGGAATTCGACGACCTGAGTCACTTCGGCAAGATAGAGGTCGAAGGAAGCCTTGTCAAGGCGGTTAAGGAGAAGCCGGGCAAGGTATCGGGCTACGCGAACCTCGGTGTCTACGCCTTCAAGCCCGAGGTCTTCGAGTTCATCGAAAAGACCCCGCTGAGCAAGCGCGGTGAGTACGAGATAACGGACACGCTCAACCTCATGATAGAGTCCGGGAGGAAAGTTGCCTATGCCGTCTACTCCGGCTACTGGAACGACGTCGGAAGGCCCTGGAACCTGCTCGAACTCAACGAGTACCTTCTCAAGAACAGGCTCAGGCACGGGATAAAGGGCATGGTTGAGGAGGGTGCAACGATAGTCCCGCCGGTGGAGATAGGGGAAGGCACCGTTGTGAGGAGCGGGGCGTATATAATCGGGCCGGTGAAGATAGGGAAGAACTCCCGCATAGGGCCAAACTGCTTCATAAGGCCCTACACGAGCATAGGCGACAACTGTCACATCGGCAACGCCGTCGAAGTGAAGAATTCCATAATCATGGACAACTCCAACGCGCCCCACCTCAATTACGTGGGCGATTCTATAATAGGGGAGAACACGAACCTCGGCGCCGGGACGATAACGGCCAACCTGAGGCACGATAAGGGGAACATCAGGGTTGAGATAAAGGGCAGACTCGAGGACAGTGGCCGGCACAAGCTGGGTGCGATAATAGGCCACAACGTCAAGGTGGGCATTAACGTGAGCATTTATCCCGGCAGAAAGATAGGCAGCAACTCATTCATAGGGCCTGGGGCGATAGTTGACAGAAACGTTCCTCCGAGGAGCCTTCTGGTGGTGAGGCAGGAGAAGGAGGTACGGAAGATCTGA